Proteins encoded in a region of the Halarcobacter mediterraneus genome:
- a CDS encoding FecR family protein → MNKKLILEEARHWLSSEQEGLELYSNEEFLSWLNTSLEHKQIFEEEKEFRNKIFSLSSKEKEKLSEKTKQELKRARAFKNIKILIPLAACILITFVFLFKPKEIYTQEFFTENKIQKLKLPDKSKILLDAKTKIKVAFSDEKREVFLEEGRVLFKVSSNKDRPFLVRNNSIIVHVVGTKFEVSKEKEKVNISVLEGAVAIRYGEDEYSKIITHLEKGDILDISNFGKVNSMKKVSLSKIANWKDEKVVFNQTSLTNAIKEFSKYTNKEIDVNLNSSNIYPITGEFSLYGIDKFLEYLPLIYPLKIEKNKNKIKILEKKS, encoded by the coding sequence TTGAATAAAAAATTGATTTTAGAAGAAGCTAGACATTGGTTAAGTTCTGAGCAAGAAGGTTTAGAACTTTACTCAAATGAAGAATTTCTTTCTTGGCTAAACACCTCTTTAGAACATAAACAAATCTTTGAAGAGGAAAAAGAGTTTCGAAATAAAATTTTTTCTTTGTCTTCTAAAGAGAAAGAAAAACTTTCTGAGAAAACAAAACAAGAACTAAAAAGAGCAAGAGCTTTTAAAAATATAAAAATATTAATACCTTTAGCAGCATGTATTCTCATAACCTTTGTTTTTTTATTTAAACCAAAAGAAATATATACTCAAGAGTTTTTTACTGAAAATAAAATACAAAAATTGAAATTACCTGATAAATCAAAAATTCTTCTTGATGCAAAAACTAAGATAAAAGTAGCTTTTTCAGATGAGAAAAGAGAAGTATTTTTAGAAGAGGGGAGAGTTTTATTTAAAGTAAGTTCAAATAAAGATAGACCTTTTTTAGTAAGAAATAATTCTATTATAGTTCATGTTGTTGGAACAAAATTTGAAGTATCAAAAGAAAAAGAGAAAGTAAATATTTCAGTACTCGAAGGTGCTGTAGCAATTAGATATGGGGAAGATGAATACTCAAAAATAATAACGCATTTAGAGAAAGGAGATATCTTAGATATTTCAAATTTTGGAAAAGTTAATAGTATGAAGAAGGTTTCTTTGTCTAAAATAGCAAACTGGAAAGATGAAAAAGTAGTTTTCAATCAAACCTCTTTAACTAATGCTATAAAAGAGTTTTCAAAATATACTAATAAAGAAATAGATGTAAATCTTAATTCTTCAAATATTTACCCTATAACAGGAGAATTTAGTTTATATGGTATTGATAAGTTTTTGGAATACTTGCCTTTAATTTATCCTCTTAAAATAGAGAAAAATAAAAATAAGATAAAAATTTTAGAAAAAAAATCATAA
- a CDS encoding RNA polymerase sigma factor: MIKKYYKEIYIYIKKSVFDRDLAEDITQEAFARVIKKADSKNIENERALLYRIAKNIMVDLYREKNRIDKIAFNEEEFFQEENTIENQIIEAEQRSQLMEEIDKLPKKRRQAFTLHMIDGYSRQEVAEIMNISFNAVEQHIARASNQLKENLSKNEEESFE, translated from the coding sequence ATGATTAAAAAATACTATAAAGAAATTTATATATATATCAAGAAATCTGTTTTTGACAGAGATTTAGCTGAAGATATTACTCAAGAAGCATTTGCCAGAGTTATTAAAAAAGCAGATTCCAAGAATATTGAAAATGAAAGAGCTTTATTATATAGAATTGCCAAAAATATTATGGTTGATTTATATAGAGAAAAAAATAGAATTGATAAAATAGCTTTTAATGAAGAAGAGTTTTTCCAAGAAGAAAATACTATAGAAAATCAAATAATAGAAGCTGAACAAAGAAGTCAACTTATGGAAGAAATTGATAAACTCCCCAAAAAAAGAAGACAGGCTTTTACCTTACATATGATTGATGGTTATTCAAGACAAGAAGTAGCTGAGATAATGAATATATCTTTTAATGCAGTAGAACAACATATAGCAAGAGCTAGTAATCAATTAAAAGAAAACCTAAGTAAAAATGAGGAAGAAAGTTTTGAATAA